The Winslowiella toletana region GCTGATCGAACGCCCAATTGTGGTGGCTAACGGCCAGGCGCGTATCGGTCGCCCACCTGAGCAAGTGCTGGAAATTCTGTAGGATTGTACTCTCAGTCGGAGGCTTGCGCCTCCGGCACTATAGATCGAGCGTCTCTTTAACAAAGGGAATGGTCAGCTTACGCTGAGCACTGATGGAGGCGCGATCGAGCTTATCCAGCGTATCAAATAACGTGCGCATTTCACGATCCAGCCGTTTCAGCAGAAAGCGACCGACATCTTCCGGCAGTTCAAAACCGCGCAGGTCTGCGCGCAGCTTAAGCGCCTGCAGCTTGTCTTCATCGGAGAGCGGTTGCAGCTTGTAAATCTGCCCCCAGTCGAGGCGTGACGCGAGATCGGCCAGTTTCAGATTAAGCTGACGCGGCGGACGATCGCCGGTAATCAACAACCGTGTTTTGCCGGTTTCGAGAATCCGGTTATACAGATCGAAGATCGCCATCTCCCACAGCTCATCACCCGCGATGCATTCAATATTATCGATGCATATCAGCGCCAGTTGCTCCATACCATCCAGCACTTCGGGCACAAACCAGGTGCGTTTATCAAGCGGAACATAACCGACCGCTTCGCCCTGTGCCGAAAGCTCCGCGCAAGCGGCATGCAGCAAATGACTGCGCCCACCGCCTTCGCGTGACCAGAAGTAGAAATAACTGCCATGTTCCTGATGCAGCGCGCCTTTTAGCGCAGCCAGTAGCGACGGATTCTCCCCTGGCCAGAAGCTGGCAAAGGTTTCGTCGTCGGGCAAATAGAGTGGCAATGAAAGCTGTGCCGGCGTGTTCAGAAGCAC contains the following coding sequences:
- the hda gene encoding DnaA inactivator Hda, with protein sequence MLLNTPAQLSLPLYLPDDETFASFWPGENPSLLAALKGALHQEHGSYFYFWSREGGGRSHLLHAACAELSAQGEAVGYVPLDKRTWFVPEVLDGMEQLALICIDNIECIAGDELWEMAIFDLYNRILETGKTRLLITGDRPPRQLNLKLADLASRLDWGQIYKLQPLSDEDKLQALKLRADLRGFELPEDVGRFLLKRLDREMRTLFDTLDKLDRASISAQRKLTIPFVKETLDL